A segment of the Lycium barbarum isolate Lr01 chromosome 7, ASM1917538v2, whole genome shotgun sequence genome:
tatgaaccccatattattgcttttcttcaaaacgttaagtagccaaaccatacaatttttttttattttttatattagcctgagatctaatctagatattaaactgttgtatttgctattcctccatgtcatttatttgttacgtttactaaaataaatatacttaaaatatttatattttaaagtaagatagaatttaattactttttcatttttattcttactataataaatgtgaaaagagattaatgtcgtaaaaaaaatattgaatgaagatcaaataatgaataaggtaaattagtcaaattataattttaattgacgtttccttaaaaaacccaTGCAAAAGACagcatgacaagtaaaatgagttaaaccgagaatatttaccaaaaataaaaaaaaaattagtatttcttcggttaaatagaaaatcaaatttctactttatttcgttttaaacatgtaaaattaatttaataatttggattagaattatccaaatcaaaatttgataaaaaataataagtattttacacctttaaattaattgaattaaaatttaaagtatcacctgatgcttaaatattgctactgttttatctcaaagagaggaaaatagtttccttttaagcaagtcttctcttttaaaaagtattaatagatttttgccgactttgtatttatagcaaacactaatataataaaattttagatacggaacacaaattaaaatgttatattaatcgtgttttgagcaTAGTATATTTCATTTGtttgaaatatagtgaaatacaagAAACGCACGACACTGGTGAGTAAAATTAGGCCCTATTTATGGaaaagattttttaaaaaaaattcaaggaTTCAGTTTAAATCTTCCCATTAATCACACGTAACGAATGTTCTTCCATAACAGCTTACGTATCTCTCTccacttttatcacaatcaaaactttttgaattcaaaaaatactaaagatctaaaaacttccaaatacagaagAATCTCTTTGAGCTCTGTTTTCTACATTCGAATTCTTCAAAAGCAAGTTAAAATACACTCAATAAGATACGAACAAGTGTATATATGGAATTTTAGTGAAGATCAGATTTGTATTTCAGATTCTACAAAAGGtatgtttcaaattttcaatgaTTTGTGTGAGATTGTTTTTTGATTCAATTTTCTGTGATTggaacgattttttttttccaatgcaGTCACTGTTCTTCTAGTTTTGTTGAATTATAAAAACGAAACATGTCAAGCATAACAACAGTGATCAGACACTCCGGTTTTTGAAATGAACAGAATTGCTTTGTTAATTACAAACTAGACGCGGTTGTCTTCAAAGATTATTGTTCATACTGTGATTTGGTTGAAACTATAGCAATTCAGTTAGGTGTTGATATTAGCAGGAAAACGATATCAATAAAATATGCTATTGAAGGAGACAATATGCCAATGGAAATACGCAACGATATGGGAGTAAGGGTGTATGTTGAGCTTAAGAGAGAAAACAAGGGATTTGAAGCATATTCGTTGTGTATTAGCATAACTGATAATGATCTTGAGAATTTTGTGTCCGGCGAATCTGCAGTTGGAGACGATATGTTTCAACTTGAATTTAATGATTATATGGATGCTATGGACGTAGTTGATTCAAATGATTTGGATGCGTCGAATTGTGCTAAGGCTGTTGTTTTATTTGAAAACAACGATAACTTGGTAATTTCGAACAAGGAACATAAGGATGTTTTTGTTGATCAAATCTACAAAGATAAGGACACTCTGAAGAATGTTATGGCGAATTATGCAATTCGCAAAAGATTCAATTTCAAGACAGAGAGGTCGAATGCCTTTAGTTCGAAAAACTatgaatacattgaaatatactatgaaatacattgaaatactgTGACATAAAATGTTGTAGTGACTTTATATTTCAGTTGGATTTAAGTAAATACATTTAAATATGCGCTGTTTGTATGATTTAATTCCATTATGTAACCATTTCAGTATATAAAGGCAATGTATTTAGGATCGTGTATGTGTTTGAAACTTTAATCTGACTGTTCTTTTTTTGTATTGGTTTATGTAGTTACACTCTGGTATGCTGTTCAACTGATTGTCATTGGAAATTTAGAGCTTCAAGAATTGTGAACTCTGAAATGTTCAGAGTGAGATCTTTTCATGACGAACATATGTGTCCATTGAAGGACACAGTGTATTCCCAAAGGCAAGCAACAAGTTGGTTGATTGGGGTGTCAGTTGTTAAGCCAAAAATAGCAAATCACAAGACGAAATATATACCTAGTGATATAGTAGACGACGTAAAAAATGAGTATGGCGTTGATGTTTCTTATATGACAGCCTGGAGGGGATATGTGTACATATTGGAGGCAAGGCCTGGAAGGGATATGTGTACATATTGGATAAAACATACCCTGGATCATATGTGAGAATGCACAAATCACAACAAAATGAGTTCTAGTATTTGTTTATAGCACTTAAAGCGTTCATAAAAGGCTTCCagtgttgtagaccaatagttgtaGTAGATGGTTCCCACCTTAAAACTACATATAATGGTAATTTTGTGTCAGCCGGCACGTTGGATGGTGCAGGTAGGTGCCAACATgtttaaatacattttttttctgCTTTTggtatatttcgttgtatttcattCTAGTTCCAGTGTATTTCCAATATGATTTATGCTATATTTCACTGTAAATACACAAAATATGTTTGTGCAGGTAATATTCTACCATTGGCATATGGTGTGATAGATTCAGAGAACGATAAGTCTTGGACCTAGTTCTTTGAGGAGTTCAAACAAGCTTAGGGGAATAGGGATAACATGTGTGTTGTATCAGACAGACATGAGAGCATCATTAAGGCGGTGTCTAGAGTATATCCAACTGTTCCACATTTGGCGTGCATGTGGCATTTATGGAAAAATGTGACCACGAAATACAAGTCGAATGGTGAAGTATTGAGTCCTGTATTCTATGCACTTGCAAAAGCATACACATAGGCTGAGTTTGATAAGCTGATGGAGAAGATTGAGAAGGTTGATTTTCGGGTAAAAGAGTTCTTGGAGGATGCTGGAAGGGAAAAGTGGGCTCGACTGTATTCACCCGTTAACAGAGGATGAACAATGACCTCAAATATAGccgaatgtattaatggaaaattggtagCAGCAAGAGAGTTGCCtgttttttattttcttgaagaagtgaggaagatgtttgggAGATGGAATTGCACTAATAGGAGGAACGGTacatacacattcacaacacttgGAAAAACATTCCAGCAATTATTATCAATAAACGAATGTAAATCTCTACGTAGGACGGTATGTTACTATTTATTTTGTTGAAGTCTGCCTACatatatttcaatatatttcagtatattttaGAAGGTACTTAAGTAATTCTGTTTGGATTGTATATTTCCATGTATTTCATATTACTTGTCGTTGTTAATATTCAATGTATTCTGGTCTGACACATTTCTTCTTGATTAGGTTGAACCATCAACTGAATATGTGTATACCATAAATGATGAGGCAAGGCGTTTCATAATTGAtcttaaaaggaaaacatgcagtTGTCGGATGTTCCAAATGGACGAGATACCATGTCCACATGCATGGGCTGTATTGAAGAGTAAAAGTCTTATGCCTGATGAATATTGCTCAGACCTATTCAAACCAAAGACAGTGATTAAGACGTATGATGTGCCGGTGGATCCTCTGCCTGACGAGAGTGAGTGGAATATTCCCAAACACATATGCGATGAAGTTGTTTTGCCACCAAGATACAAGAGACCCCCAGGAAGGCCAAAGAAGAAGCGATAAACCATTAATGGAGACGATGATTGGTAAACGTAGGAATGCTTGTAGTACTTGTGGACGTCTTGGTCACAATAGGCGTTCTTGTTCTAATGAGCCACGTAAGAAGTAGATGTTTAGTttgtaattgtttttttttttttaaaacacttATCCCTAAAAATATTAAATGAAGAAATTTTTTGTTCATCGTTGTATTCTGCATTTTTTGTCCTTTATTTTCATAATAATATTGCATACAATTTGGTGTTAACGGATGTTAAAATGAATAAATACGTATTAACTTagaacaatacaatgaaatatgagtGAAATGTTTAAGAAATATTAACTTGCATTAGGCCTATATACAcaagaatacaatgaaatatatcagaaactgtttcataaaaAATGCAGAGTggataaatacattgaaatacaccaCAAAGTTGTTTTCATTGAACAATAAATATAAATATGGGAGGCTGAATTAAAAAATAGTCATGATAGAAATTAGTTAAGTCATTGATGAAAAAACACTGCAATTTGTAAACtggaatacattgaaatacaccaGAAGTATTCCAGTTCACCTGGAATAATTTGTCAAATTGCAGAGTGGGTATATACATTGGAATATATTGAGATACACCAGAAACTGTTTTCATTAAATGATAAATAAAAATATAGGAGGCTTAAGCAAAAAATAGTCGTGAAAGAAATTAGTTAAGTCATTGATGAAAAATCACTGCAATTTGTCAATTCTTaacaaaacaacacaacaaaatgTAAAAAATTGGTCAGCAAAACAATACTGTGAAAAATGATTCAACATTAAAACCTAGTGGACTAATTAACAACTACTGTGTCGACCGCGTTGTAATCTATGGCAGGCCTAATTGGTCTTGGCGGCAGTTCATTGTCACTGAAGGCATTCAAATCAGCCTTTTGCCATCCGTATTCCCATAGTAATGCCCTCTATCTATTACGTAGTGATTCTGCATTAATTTCAGATGGAACGCCCCGTCCAGAACAACAGTATTCAGCAAATGCGGCAatatacacaccacaatccctgaaaaatgaaaaaaaaaatgattattggttgagaattttgaaaaaaaaaatggaactatGATGTTGAAATACATACATGTTGCCAGAGGCTTGTTGTGGCAAGTCGTTCACATACATGACATCAAAGTCATCAGTCTGTTGTTTGCCCTTGTATGATGGGTGGTTAATCCAATCGATGCCTTTTTTTCTCGTAAAACCCAGACAAATGTAGATGATGTGGCAATAGGGTAGCTATCTTGTGTATTGCTCTTCTAACAACAGCATCATGACCAGCAGCTCGGTATGAGTTGTAGATTTACAGACGCCTGCACGTAAAAGAATAGTACATCAGCTCGGTTAACAGGTTGTTtaatgaatttaaaaaaaaaagtaggaaTACCTGTTAGTGAATGGCACTACAATCAAGATCCAGTGATTTTTCTCTTTGATGTTGACAGGGATGAGTACACAATCAACTGTATGCCATGGCACATTAGCCAACATCCTATGCCCGTTAATGTACTCGCATATTTCGTTCTACGAACTGGCAACACTACTGGTCCCCTCCGGATTAGCATATGCACGATGAATTTCGTCAATTTTGGAGAAGAGCATACAGTTAACGGTTGTGAATTTGAAACTGTTATCCTTGTCGTACTTGCCTTTCTTCCGCAAGTAGTAAAAAATGACATCAATATGctggtaaaaaaaaatgaaataagttTAATGCATATTGGTAAATTAAATTTCATACGGACCTTGTGTGATAGAAAAACTAAAAACTGTTACAGAGAAATATGCAGTttgaatgaagaaatacatagaaATACGAGGAGATATAGAGAAATACATAAAAGGAATATAGAGAAATATGCTTTAAAAAACAGATAGATAAACAACTGTAAAATTAAGGAATAAAAAGGAAATGGGAAATATAGCACCTCATCATTCCAAGACTGGCCATTCATCGATAAGAGATAGAACCAGTTTTTGTCATCAACATGTAACACACCAAAATTGAAGCCAAAGTTGATGTCATCTGGATCCAAAGCTTGCTTATTCTTTTTGTAACAACTTTCCTTACCCTTTCTAAATACCAACAATCAGTTATTTTCAACGTAAACAGTTTACTTTGCTGaatgaatatataaattaaaaaggTAAATACGTTCAAACTTACTTTTTATCATGCCTTAGAAGCAGATCCTGTTCGAGCCAATTTCGGTATTGTTGAATAAGCGAAGTATTTCGCGGGCCATTAATTGGATCTTCAACAAATGGATGCTTCTTTTTAAAAATGGAAGGTGTGGGGTCTTGAACAGAAGCTTCTGCAGAGCCGTAATCGGTCATGTAAGGTGAATAGAAGTATTTACTAGGTTTGACTATCCTAGTTGGAATAACATCTGGTTGAGCAATTACAACTTCCACATTAATCACTGCCTCTTGTATTCCTTTGTCAGCAGACATTACTGGCATAACAAATCCTTTGTGACCCGTTTGATGAAACATAGAGAATCCTGACGAACCTATTTGGCTTGGTAACATTTCGTCAGGGATCAACCATTGTGACCTAGTAATGTTGTCATCGAACCTGGGTGCGGTCTCTAAAATTGAATGATCAGTGATGTCCTCGGCTTGTATTCCCGCACCTGCTTCTGGTACACGAGTTTCTAGAGGCAACTTAACGAGCATCTCTGCGACCATTCCCAAAAACAGATTTAATATATGTTAAATATAGCAGTATCTTGAAAGATCTATAAGATTGAATGTAAAATTTACCTCTGTTGAGTTGAAAGATCCTTCATCCGCCCGACTAATCTCTTCAGTTGAAGCTTTACGTGTATCTGCGCTTAAATTTCCGTCGGTCACTACAATATCCGGAACCTCCTCATGTAACATTGGTGCGACACCCTTTGGaataagaaaaaatcaaaatttaaaacaaaatcataacatAAAAATATAAGGTTGGAAAATTACTAAATACACAGAAATACAGTCAGGATTAGACTAATTTTGTGGGGGTAGAAATACATAGAAATACAGTGACATTCAATAAAACAGAGAAGTTTATCAGTGAAATACAAACAAAACGCCATAAAAATACAAGAAGTTTATAAAATAGAAAATACCGAGGAAAACATAACTTTAAAATTATAGACTGGAACATGGCAACCATATACTTTTTTGTGCATACAATGCACAACAACATAACTTTAAAAGATGGATTTCACGTCACAAACTCATTTTACCTTATTTGACTAATCATCATGTTTCGGTGGAGATGTTTGAATGGTAGAATCATGACGTAAGTTTTCTTCAGGCGTTAATTGTAGCCCAGCATCAGTTTGATGTACCAACGCCTCACTATCGGCCGCCTTCACATGAAAAAAATGAATTAATATTAATTTTATTTCGCTATAAGGATCTAAAATGTTTGTTCAATTCCCATTTCACACATTTACCTTTTCCACAGAATTGTTCCCCTTGATTGCTTCAAATAACTTCTTGAAGTTGTCATCTATGAAAGTTCGAAGATTGGACAACTCAGTGCCAATACTTGTGAACTCACCAACGAAGTAATATTTAAACAAAAACAGTATTTCAATTTGTTAATAAACAGTAAATTAAATACACCAAAAAGATTTTTGTTTCGTAACTAAAATCACTTACTGATTCCTTGAAAACTTGAAAATCTTTCCTTAGAAATTGCATTTCATCTTTCATAGAGGCAGTAGGGACATCACGTAGGACTAGGGTGTTTTGGGGTCGATTCATTTGTTCATTCAACTTTGGTGAAGCAGACTTCTGTAAAATAGGCTTTTGAGCAACCTTTTGATCCTTGTGACTCTTCTTCAAAGTTGTCTGTGGTTCGGTGTGGATTTGTTGTTTCTTTGATGTGGAAGCTGTTGCAGGAAGTTGTTTGCGTCTCTTTGAAAGTGGAGAATCTGTCTAATTCGTCCGTTGTTGCTGTTTACCCTTAGAAAGGTGGGGAGGAGTAGTATTgaaatcatcatactcatccacTGGCATATCTGTGACTTGGGTACCTTCATGGGCATCAACTAAGACATTTTTGTCTACTGTATCTTAACAGACAACAACATCGGGCAATTGGAGGCTCTCCAACCCACTGCTAGTAGGGATTGTATTTGCAAATGTACAGCTCTGAGGAAGAaacaaataaatatttaattagtgTGTTATAAAACTAGTCACACTTACATTATGAATAATGAAATACAGGGAAATATTATGAAATGTACAACCCAAAATAGTTACATTGTGATAAAGGaaatacacagaaatataatGAAATGTAAAAAATCAGGAAAAAAACCACCAGAAAGCAAAAATACGACAAGTAGATCAGTGGAGTACAAATAAAATCAGTAAGGCATAATTGCAAAATAAAATAAGTTAGAGTGTTCGAATATTACCAACTGTTTGCCGTCTCTAAAAATGCCTTCCATCAAAATATTGTATTTTGGCTGACTGTCAATGGACCTCCAATTCAACATTCTTGGAATGGAATTTCCGGATTTAAGAGCGAGATACGATGGAACTCTTGAACAACACTCATAAAGCCAAACTTGCATAGCCAGTGGCATCCCATGGATCCTATAATATTGTGTTGTGGCAGAATACTTCTTGCTGATGCTTCTAATCAACTCGGTAAAAGCTTCTTTGCCCTATGGATAATCTACATACCTTCCATCCTCAACCACTTCAAAATGAACCCTTGGTATATTCGTTTTCCTAGGCTCaccgcaaaagatgtatgtatttATAAAAAACAGAATTGCAAACTTAACAGCGTCCTCATCATTATCTCCCCAACACTTATTCTTAAAGCAATCAATCAACTCCAATATTTTTACTTTACTCCTAGTTCCACCAAAATAATCATCCATAATTCTCTTCGGTTTTTCCTCATCGTATGTAAATTGACCTTCATCGGCTACACAATTTAGCCCGCTCATAAGGGCAAATTCTCTCATGGTAAATCGCAATACGGTACCATTTATATCAATTGTAAAGCAATCAGAAGTGCTCTCCTTGAGCTCTCTTACCATGAAGCACCTAAAAATCTGTGCTTGAACCTCCAGGTGCTGCATTCCGAGGAATTTCCCAAATATTGTCTTGGAAAAGATCTCTAACTGTGGAACAGTTAGCTTACTCTTGAGATCTTTGAACACCTCGATATTCGTGTACCGTTGCATCGATGGAGCCTCTTCAGGATGTCTCTTAAAATAGAATTTAGTTTCCTAAAATAAAAATGCAACACTAAGTTAAGACAGAAACAATTGTATAAAACATAGACACAGACAACAAAattaacacatatatatatatatacaacaaaaacatacacaaaatttttttttgcataagaCAACTAACACAACTTTTAAAATAAATAAGTACAAAATAGTAAACATACGTACTTGTGAAATATatagaaatataatgaaatacagtTAACTACGAACACAGCTACCACAGTTATGTTGTATATAATATAAACTACAGTTGATACACATATACAttttattaaatacacaaaattaTACTGAATTGCTTACCAATTATGttgaaatatacagaaatatagtgaaatacaaaacaacaaaatcGAAAAAATTCATCAATACCTGTTCATCCTCTTCCAGATCTACATCTTTAACAACCTTTTGACCCTTAACGTCGGAAAAAGGCTAGGTTACTTTTCTCTTATTTTGTTGAGCAACGTTAGAACCTTTTTTGACTGGTACATCATCTTTTCGCTTGCTCGGTTTTGCAACTTTAGTTGGTTGAAGTTGACGCATCCTTGATGGGTCATGAATCTTCTTGCTTCTTCTCTCAGCAACAATTTTAGCAGATTCTCCTGCAATTGCAAGTTGTTGTTGTGAAAATCCCAAAGAGAAACTAGGATCATCATAAACATCAGGACTACCTCAAGTATTCCTGCTTGGAGTATCTCTTTCCGCCATTAAAATGGAGAATTAGATCTTGTTTTAAACACTCTAACAATGGCTGAAAACAGAAaaaaaaggaatgaaaagaaacaaagaaaacgatgaaatataagaataaatatagagaaatacaacaaagaaagtaaaaaaattctaataaattATCAAAATTCGTTACCTATACTGTGTGGGTAACAATTAAGGAAGATGGAATCGTGCTAATAATGATGATAGATAATGAGCGTATAATACGGTTGAAAATATtgaagatgggagagaaattaatTTGAAAAGAGAAGAGATTGGGAGTTATTGGGAAACATGGGTCGT
Coding sequences within it:
- the LOC132601664 gene encoding uncharacterized protein LOC132601664, translating into MTSNIAECINGKLVAARELPVFYFLEEVRKMFGRWNCTNRRNGTYTFTTLGKTFQQLLSINECKSLRRTVEPSTEYVYTINDEARRFIIDLKRKTCSCRMFQMDEIPCPHAWAVLKSKSLMPDEYCSDLFKPKTVIKTYDVPVDPLPDESEWNIPKHICDEVVLPPRYKRPPGRPKKKR
- the LOC132601665 gene encoding uncharacterized protein LOC132601665, with the translated sequence MKAFELIVPHSILFEDLVCFVYYSLYLNNILLSISPFHLSCLDTHMLINCVHVSAFFFDASLHWNMSVDLFSLGFSQQQLAIAGESAKIVAERRSKKIHDPSRMRQLQPTKVAKPSKRKDDVPVKKGSNVAQQNKRKETKFYFKRHPEEAPSMQRYTNIEVFKDLKSKLTVPQLEIFSKTIFGKFLGMQHLEVQAQIFRCFMVRELKESTSDCFTIDINGTVLRFTMREFALMSGLNCVADEGQFTYDEEKPKRIMDDYFGGTRSKVKILELIDCFKNKCWGDNDEDAVKFAILFFINTYIFCGEPRKTNIPRVHFEVVEDGRIHGMPLAMQVWLYECCSRVPSYLALKSGNSIPRMLNWRSIDSQPKYNILMEGIFRDGKQLSCTFANTIPTSSGLESLQLPDVVTDSPLSKRRKQLPATASTSKKQQIHTEPQTTLKKSHKDQKVAQKPILQKSASPKLNEQMNRPQNTLVLRDVPTASMKDEMQFLRKDFQVFKESFTSIGTELSNLRTFIDDNFKKLFEAIKGNNSVEKGVAPMLHEEVPDIVVTDGNLSADTRKASTEEISRADEGSFNSTEMLVKLPLETRVPEAGAGIQAEDITDHSILETAPRFDDNITRSQWLIPDEMLPSQIGSSGFSMFHQTGHKGFVMPVMSADKGIQEAVINVEVVIAQPDVIPTRIVKPSKYFYSPYMTDYGSAEASVQDPTPSIFKKKHPFVEDPINGPRNTSLIQQYRNWLEQDLLLRHDKKKGKESCYKKNKQALDPDDINFGFNFGVLHVDDKNWFYLLSMNGQSWNDEHIDVIFYYLRKKGKYDKDNSFKFTTVNCMLFSKIDEIHRAYANPEGTSSVASS